The Nitrospirota bacterium genomic interval CCCTTGCACCGGGCCCGCGGGCACTGGCGGGAGGGTTCAACTGGGTCCCCTTCCGCGGGCAGTTCGGCAGCATCTTCGCCCTGAAGGACGTCATAGACGCCATGTGGCCCTTCATGGCGGTGGGCTACCTGGTGCTCACCCTGTACAGGGCCCGCTCTTCGGTCTATCTGCTGGCAGGCGGCGGGGCCGCCCTGCTTTTCGCCTTCTTCGTGGAATGGCTTCAGCGCTGGGTGCCGGGGCGCTATCCCGACCTGACCGACGCCCTCCTGGCCGGGGCCGGCTGGGTGCTGCCCTGGCTGCTTCTGCGTCTCCGCCTGGAGGAAAGAAAGGCAGCCAGCCTCAAAATCCCCCGGCAGCCCTAAGAGAGAGCCCACTGGTGGGCACTGGTGGGCACTGGCGGGCCGCTGGTGGCGGTGCGCATGGTATAATGCGTGTTTATGAAAAGAAACATGGACATTACTCGCCTGGTTAGGCCTGCGGTGCGGCGCCTCAAGGCATACGAGGCCAGGGAGGTGCCGGCCAGGGTGAAGCTCGACGCCAACGAGAGCCCGTACGGGTTCGCCCTCCGCTCTCCCCTGCCGGCAACCAACCGCTACCCCGACCCCGAGGCCAGGGAGCTGAGGAAGCGGGCGGCCCGGGAGTTCGGCGTCCGGAGGGAGAATGTCCTGGTGGGAAACGGCTCGGACGAGCTTATCTATTATCTCGTTACCACCTTCGGCGGGCCCGTCCTCTATCCCACGCCCACCTTCGTCATGTACGGGGCCATCGCCCGGGCCCTGGGGGAGGAGACCGTGGAGGTGCCCCTTTCCGAGGACTTCGACCTGGACGAGACGGCCATGCGCAGGGCCGTGCGTGAGAGGAAGCCCCGGCTTTCCTTTCTCTCCACGCCCAACAACCCCACCGGCAACTGTTTTTCCGCCGGGCGGGTGCTCAGCCTCATCGAGCGGGCCCCGGGCATGGTGGTGGTGGACGAGGCCTACCAGCCCTTCTCGAGCGAGCGTGGTTTCCTGCCGCTTCTTCGCGACTACCCCAACCTCCTCATCCTGCGCACGTTGAGCAAGGTGGGCCTGGCGGCCCTGAGGGTGGGGTTTCTGGTGGGCTCGGCGGAGGCCCTGGAGCAGGTCAACAAGGTGCGGCTGCCTTTCAACCTGAGCGCCCCGTCCCAGGCCCTGGCGGTGGAGGCCCTGGGGGAGAAGCGCGCCAGGCGCGCGGCCGTTCGGAGCATCGTCAGGGAGAGGGGCCGCCTCATGCGGGAGCTCCGGAGGGTGCCCGGCGTGACGGCCTATCCCTCGGAGGCGAACTTCATCCTCTTCCGCGTGCCGGGGGCCGGGCGGGTGCACAAGGGGCTTTTGAAAAGGGGGGTGCTCGTCAGGAACATGGAGGGCGCCCTGCCCGGGTGCCTGCGGGTGACGGTGGGGGCGCCGGAGGAAAACGGGGCCTTTCTGGACGCCCTCAAGGAGACGCTTCGATGAGAAAAGTGACCGAGACAAGAAAGACCAGGGAGACGGACATCTCCCTTACGCTTGAGCTGGACGGGCGGGGAAAGTACGCCGTGGCCACCGGCATTGCCTTCCTCGACCACATGCTTGAGCTTATGAGCAAGCACGGCCTTCTGGACCTCACGGTGAAAGCCAAGGGCGACGTGCACGTGGACGACCACCACACCG includes:
- the hisC gene encoding histidinol-phosphate transaminase → MKRNMDITRLVRPAVRRLKAYEAREVPARVKLDANESPYGFALRSPLPATNRYPDPEARELRKRAAREFGVRRENVLVGNGSDELIYYLVTTFGGPVLYPTPTFVMYGAIARALGEETVEVPLSEDFDLDETAMRRAVRERKPRLSFLSTPNNPTGNCFSAGRVLSLIERAPGMVVVDEAYQPFSSERGFLPLLRDYPNLLILRTLSKVGLAALRVGFLVGSAEALEQVNKVRLPFNLSAPSQALAVEALGEKRARRAAVRSIVRERGRLMRELRRVPGVTAYPSEANFILFRVPGAGRVHKGLLKRGVLVRNMEGALPGCLRVTVGAPEENGAFLDALKETLR